A genomic window from Salvia miltiorrhiza cultivar Shanhuang (shh) chromosome 5, IMPLAD_Smil_shh, whole genome shotgun sequence includes:
- the LOC131025718 gene encoding uncharacterized protein LOC131025718, translating into MQQPQQQNYRPPHQRTGYQALKTQQHTPEKQGKSLEEMMADLIGNQQFLQGNVQQLQQSQAEQKVQIEGLARQMSQLATSMNQLRENNGALPSQVYVNPKENVNKITLRSGTELNGPTFQGSQGSPRADSGVDSCEEQFENSVDTIDSIIQPAEQSGLAKQNRGSAVKQKKKEAEVESTKEEQTKVSKSSSLYDPKVAISVPFPGRLARKKPEEELIDFVKIFGKLEVNLPFLQALKIPPYGKFVKDFIAGKSKATGKIVMGENVSAAIKKELPAKCKDPSMFSLPIYIGDTRIEHAMCDLGASINVMPLTVSNSFSGVELVDTRVVIQLADRSCVHPEGLLKNVLVSVNNFVYPADFYVVRMSGVQSQGSSGVLLGRPFLRTAKSIIDVSNGTICLDYHGEKYTFSIDDAMNPLVQELLETEFMQDKLELAMMKSWIDFDAQGMDDAEIKEAIMSLYAQPELVSSGSQFYLPKQTPSDRPLRSDEKPLELELKPLPATLKHVYLGESETLPVIISSELTATQEEQLIVVLRRHKKAIGWTLADITGISPDVCQHYILLEEDAKPVRDSQRKLNPNMREIVLKEILKLLALGIIYPISDSKWVSPIHMVPKKSGLQVVENEKNELVPMRLVTGWRMCIDYRKLNAATRKDHFPLPFIDQCHSQGSLP; encoded by the coding sequence ATGCAGCAGCCGCAACAGCAAAACTACcgtcctccacatcaaaggacggggtatCAAGCTCTAAAAACTCAGCAGCATACTCCCGAAAAGCAAGGCAAGTCgcttgaggagatgatggcggatttGATTGGTAACCAGCAATTTTTGCAAGGTAATGTGCAGCAGCTTCAACAATCTcaagccgagcagaaggtgcaAATCGAGGGGCTAGCTCGTCAGATGTCCCAGCTCGCAACATCCATGAATCAACTTAGGGAAAATAATGGAGCTTTACCATCTCAAGTTTACGTGAATCCAAAGGAGAATGTCAACAAGATCACATTGAGAAGTGGTACAGAGTTGAATGGACCAACATTCCAAGGTTCACAAGGTAGTCCGAGGGCAGATTCTGGAGTCGACTCTTGTGAGGAGCAATTCGAAAATTCTGTTGATACGATAGATTCCATCATTCAACCGGCAGAACAGTCaggtttggccaaacagaacaGGGGTTCAGCGGTTaagcagaagaagaaggaaGCAGAGGTTGAGTCCACCAAGGAGGAGCAGACCAAGGTCTCTAAATCTTCGAGCCTATATGATCCCAAGGTTGCAATATCAGTTCCCTTTCCAGGAAGATTGGCGAGGAAGAAGCCGGAGGAGGAACTAATCGATTTTGTGAAGATCTTCGGCAAACTTGAAGTGAATCTTCCATTCCTTCAAGCACTAAAAATTCCTCCATATGGGAAATTTGTGAAGGACTTCATAGCTGGGAAGTCCAAGGCAactggaaagattgtgatgggcgagaacgtttCAGCCGCAATCAAGAAAGAATTACCTGCTAAATGCAAAGATCCAAGTATGTTTTCTCTCCCTATTTACATTGGTGATACTAGgattgagcatgctatgtgtgacttAGGAGCATCTATCAATGTTATGCCTCTTACTGTTTCTAATAGTTTTTCGGGTGTAGAATTGGTAGATACTAGAGTGGTCATTCAGTTAGCCGATAGGTCATGTGTGCATCCCGAGGGTTTACTTAAGAATGTTCTAGTAAGTGTAAACAACTTTGTTTATCCTGCCGATTTCTATGTGGTGAGGATGAGTGGAGTGCAATCACAGGGGTCATCGGGAGTACTTTTAGGTCGTCCATTCCTAAGGACTGCAAAGTCAATCATAGATGTTAGTAATGGCACGATTTGTCTAGACTATCATGGAGAAAAATATACTTTCAGTATTGATGATGCCATGAACCCTCTCGTCCAAGAACTTCTTGAGACTGAATTCATGCAGGATAAGTTGGAGTTAGCCATGATGAAGAGCTGGATAGATTTTGATGCCCAAGGGATGGACGATGCAGagatcaaggaggctatcatgTCACTTTATGCCCAACCGGAATTGGTCAGTTCGGGAAGCCAGTTCTAtttgcccaaacagacaccGTCAGACAGACCGCTGAGATCCGATGAGAAGCCGCTGGAGTTAGAGCTCAAGCCTCTTCCTGCAACCTTGAAGCATGTCTACCTCGGGGAGTCTGAAACTCTCCCAGTGATCATCAGCAGCGAGCTCACCGCTACTCAGGAGGAGCAGTTGATTGTCGTGCTCAGACGGCACAAGAAAGCCATAGGGTGGACTTTAGCAGACATCACCGGTATAAGTCCCGATGTGTGCCAGCATTATATTCTCTTGGAGGAGGATGCTAAGCCTGTTCGAGATTCGCAGAGGAAGTTGAACCCGAACATGAGGGAGATTGTGCTTAAGGAGATTCTAAAGCTTCTCGCTTTAGGAATTATTTATCCTATCTCTGACAGCAAGTGGGTGAGTCCGATTCACATGGTCCCGAAGAAGTCTGGATTGCAAGTGGTTGAGAATGAGAAGAACGAGTTGGTGCCGATGCGTCTTGTTACTGGATGGCGCATGTGTATCGATTACCGGAAGTTGAACGCTGCCACTCGCAAGGATCATTTCCCGCTTCCATTTATTGATCAATGCCACTCGCAAGGATCATTGCCATGA
- the LOC131024269 gene encoding gibberellin 2-beta-dioxygenase 4-like: MVVISQNPTMKMEKIRDDIELPIINLCNRSEAMKEMVKACEEYGFFKVINHGVPQGIISQVEEEARGFFAKPGPEKMRAGPPYGCKNIGLQGDVGEVEYLILQTNSPFIIPTDESNKFRSAINAYVEAVRKLACDILDLLVEGVCGSEGGSALSRLMRDSENDSILRLNHYPAGEVSKIGFGEHTDPQIITLLRSNGVEGLQISVQDGLWVPVNPYPDSAFCVNVGDILQVMTNGRFVSVKHRVAVQAYESRMSIAYFVAPALHATVSCLPGLGLPLYRSFTWGEYKQAVYTGRLADTRLNLFALPSHHNN; the protein is encoded by the exons atggttgtgATATCTCAAAATCCAACCATGAAAATGGAGAAAATACGAGACGACATTGAGCTTCCAATCATAAACCTCTGCAACCGATCAGAAGCGATGAAAGAGATGGTGAAAGCCTGTGAAGAATATGGTTTCTTCAAAGTGATCAACCATGGCGTGCCGCAGGGGATAATTTCTCAGGTGGAAGAAGAAGCCCGCGGCTTCTTCGCCAAGCCCGGGCCTGAAAAGATGCGGGCTGGGCCCCCCTATGGCTGCAAGAACATAGGCTTGCAGGGCGACGTCGGAGAAGTCGAATATCTCATTCTCCAAACCAACTCCCCCTTCATAATTCCTACCGATGAATCCAATAAATTCAG GTCAGCAATAAATGCGTACGTGGAAGCAGTGAGGAAGCTGGCATGTGATATATTGGATCTATTGGTGGAAGGAGTGTGCGGGTCGGAGGGTGGATCGGCGTTGAGTAGGCTAATGAGAGACAGTGAGAATGACTCAATCCTAAGGTTGAATCACTACCCGGCGGGCGAGGTGAGCAAGATCGGGTTTGGCGAGCACACTGACCCTCAGATCATCACCCTTCTCCGATCCAACGGTGTGGAGGGCCTCCAGATCTCCGTCCAGGACGGCCTGTGGGTCCCGGTCAACCCCTACCCGGACTCTGCCTTCTGCGTCAATGTGGGCGACATCTTACAG GTAATGACGAATGGAAGGTTTGTGAGCGTGAAGCACAGAGTGGCGGTGCAAGCATACGAATCAAGAATGTCGATTGCGTACTTCGTTGCTCCGGCGCTGCATGCGACGGTGAGCTGCCTTCCGGGGCTGGGGCTGCCGCTCTACAGAAGCTTCACTTGGGGTGAATACAAGCAAGCTGTTTATACAGGCAGGCTAGCCGATACCCGCCTCAATCTCTTTGCATTGCCCTCTCATCACAATAATTAA